The following proteins are co-located in the Periplaneta americana isolate PAMFEO1 chromosome 12, P.americana_PAMFEO1_priV1, whole genome shotgun sequence genome:
- the LOC138710772 gene encoding heat shock factor-binding protein 1, which translates to MADMKQDLKSVDDQQNYSVGNNSDPKNMQELTQYVQTLLQGMQDKFQTMSDQIITRIDEMGNRIDDLEKNIADLMTQAGVEGPDK; encoded by the exons ATGGCGGACATGAAGCAAGACTTGAAGTCTGTCGATGACCAGCAAAATTATTCAGTGGGTAATAACAGTGACCCCAAGAATATGCAGGAGCTAACGCAATAT GTTCAGACACTCCTCCAAGGAATGCAGGACAAGTTTCAGACAATGTCGGATCAAATCATTACAAGAA TAGATGAAATGGGTAATAGAATAGATGACTTAGAAAAGAACATTGCGGACCTCATGACCCAAGCAGGAGTAGAAGGTCCAGATAAATAA